In a single window of the Candidatus Zixiibacteriota bacterium genome:
- a CDS encoding 2-deoxyribose-5-phosphate aldolase: DEKVAAATIAADCGVDFVKTSTGMFGQATAADVALLFETVGGRVGVKASGGIRTLQQALSMIEAGASRIGTSSGVAILQELRNRK, encoded by the coding sequence ACGACGAAAAAGTCGCTGCTGCCACGATTGCCGCCGATTGCGGCGTCGATTTCGTCAAGACGTCGACCGGGATGTTCGGGCAGGCGACCGCTGCGGACGTTGCGCTGCTCTTCGAGACAGTCGGCGGGCGGGTCGGCGTGAAAGCGTCGGGCGGCATCCGCACACTGCAGCAAGCCTTGAGCATGATCGAAGCCGGCGCGTCACGTATTGGCACATCGTCCGGCGTCGCCATACTGCAGGAGTTGCGCAACCGCAAATGA
- a CDS encoding thymidine phosphorylase, producing MKTLYELIAVKRDGGELQASEIQWLVEQYTRTKVTDYQMSAFLMAAFIRGLSPEETSALTAAMLKSGTTVAVKGLDRPLIDKHSTGGVGDKLSLTLSPILADCGIAVGMFSGRGLGHTGGTLDKLEAIPGMKVFHSPATFGRLLKRHRFAITGQTARIAPADKKIYALRDATGTVESIPLIVASIMSKKLALKSDGIVFDVKSGAGAFMKKQEDALALAKALVEVARAHSLPARAVITNMDQPTGRMIGNWLEVIETVEVLKGGGPADTVALTLELSSQMLKVAGLSDSACSIQGGMSEQLRSGESYESFCRYVKACGGDTKTLERAEQRQERAHKVVVESPASGYISALDAGRLGFLAVKLGAGRRAVADKIDYLAGIELHAKIGGQVSAGQPLATGYASRSAKLADFEEKFLTCIRITPAPPERPRLVLARL from the coding sequence ATGAAGACGCTTTACGAATTGATCGCCGTTAAGCGCGACGGCGGCGAACTCCAGGCCTCCGAAATCCAGTGGTTGGTTGAGCAGTACACGCGCACGAAGGTGACCGACTACCAGATGTCGGCATTCTTGATGGCGGCATTTATTCGCGGACTTTCGCCGGAAGAGACTTCGGCGCTTACGGCGGCGATGCTCAAGTCGGGCACGACGGTAGCGGTTAAAGGCCTCGACCGACCGTTGATCGACAAACATTCGACAGGGGGAGTCGGCGACAAACTCTCGCTAACGCTGTCGCCGATTTTGGCCGACTGCGGGATTGCCGTCGGCATGTTTTCAGGTCGCGGTCTCGGCCACACTGGCGGGACGCTGGACAAGCTGGAGGCGATCCCCGGGATGAAGGTATTTCACTCGCCCGCCACCTTCGGCCGGCTCTTGAAGAGGCATCGCTTCGCCATCACCGGTCAGACGGCGAGGATCGCGCCGGCCGACAAGAAGATCTATGCCCTCCGTGACGCCACCGGTACAGTGGAATCGATTCCGCTGATTGTCGCGAGTATCATGTCGAAGAAGCTGGCGCTGAAGTCGGATGGGATCGTATTCGACGTCAAGTCGGGTGCCGGTGCATTCATGAAGAAGCAGGAAGATGCGCTGGCGTTGGCGAAAGCGTTGGTGGAAGTCGCCCGCGCCCATTCCCTACCGGCGCGCGCGGTGATCACCAATATGGATCAACCCACCGGGCGGATGATCGGCAACTGGCTGGAAGTGATCGAGACCGTCGAGGTGCTGAAGGGTGGCGGACCTGCCGACACGGTAGCGCTGACGTTGGAACTGAGCTCTCAGATGCTCAAGGTTGCCGGGCTGAGCGACTCGGCATGTTCGATACAGGGCGGCATGAGTGAGCAGTTGCGATCGGGCGAGTCGTATGAGTCGTTTTGCCGCTATGTCAAAGCCTGCGGCGGAGATACGAAGACGCTGGAGCGTGCCGAACAGCGGCAAGAGCGCGCGCACAAGGTCGTTGTTGAAAGCCCCGCAAGCGGGTATATTAGTGCGTTGGATGCCGGTCGCCTGGGATTTCTGGCAGTCAAACTCGGCGCCGGTCGCCGCGCGGTAGCCGACAAGATCGACTATCTGGCCGGAATTGAACTGCACGCCAAGATCGGCGGTCAGGTTTCAGCCGGTCAGCCCTTAGCGACAGGTTACGCGTCCCGATCGGCGAAACTGGCCGATTTTGAAGAGAAGTTCCTGACCTGCATCCGGATTACGCCGGCGCCGCCGGAAAGACCGCGCTTGGTGCTGGCACGGTTGTGA